AACGTAATACAATAAACATCTCAATAAACTTGGATACCAAATTTATCTTTTTATTAATCGTTTTTTCATCATCCGTAGAGTTTATGCTTGCCAATATTAGTGGTGGTTGTAAAGTAAAGTTATTTTGGTAGTTATAATAAACATAAGGGAGTTCTTTGTCAAAATTAATCGAGGCTTTCCAAATTTTTTCATATACATTTGAGTAAAATGTAAATTGTTTTGTCACAAATTCATAAAAGTCATTGGGTTTCTTTAACCCCAACTCTGTTTTGTTTTCTCTTACCCATTTATGAAAAGAAGTGCCAATGATTTCGAAATCCTTGTTTGTAGCTCCCTTTTTCCTCTCTCTTATTGTTTGAGCATGTTTTGCTCGTAACCATGCCTTGAAAAAGTTAAATTCTTCTTCTTTGTCAATATCTATAAGTTTTAATATTTGTTTCTTCCATATTTCATTAGCTTCTTGTTTTTGTGTTTCATCTGTAACATTAGCAATAAGATATCCCTTAAGCATGTCTGTAGGACTTAAACTCATTCCTCTATCATTCATGGTTTCAAAAATAGTATATGCATCCTCATCAGAATAGGCAATGATTTCCACAAGGTCTACATTATCAATAAGCCAATCAATAAAGTAAGGCAAAGTACTCCCATCGGGAAAATATTCAACTATATCATTATATCTTTCTTTAATATTTTTAAGTGATATACCTCCCACATCCAACATATCTGCGCTTTCTCCTTTGAATAAATTATCTATCAATTTGTTCCTTTCCTCAACGTCTATGTTAAACGATTTCTTTCCGTATCGCTCTGAAAAAATAAGATTTTTAATATCCACTTTTTCATCGCTGTCTTTTTGTAGATTATTGAGATGTATTAGTAAAAGTGTTAGAGTTGTTAATCTTTGTTGCCCATCAATGATGAATGTTTTATCTTCTTTCTGGCTTATTATGAATGATCCTAAAAAATAGTGAGGATAATTCTGAACGGCCGTCCTTTCTTGTCCTTCCTCATAACTGTCCATAAATTTGTTTTCAAGGTCATCTAATAAAGTAGTTACATGTTCGGTTTTCCAATTATACTCTCTTTGATATACATCTATATTATATTTCTTATTTTCTAAGATTTCTCTTATAGTTTTGGATCTTCCGTCTATTTTCTTCATAGCCATATTCAATACCTCCAGTTCTAATGAATTTTATGCCCTGCCACTTCATTATGTTATTCTTATATTGAAGAGGTTTTTCGAATTTCATATAACTAGTGAATAAACGAAATCTATGGCGTATATCTGCCCGTTTTGGGTAGGATAGACGCAATATGGCGTTTATTTTGCTTTTAAAATTTATGTTCATTTCTCCTGACTTTTTGCTCTTAAAATTGCCTGGTCAAGTGGATTGGCGATTTTACCTAAGATCTTCTTGCTCACATGGGTATAAATTTCGGTCGTTTTTGAACTGGCATGTCCCAGTACTTCCTGAATGTAGCGCAGGTCAGTGCCGTTTTCCAATAAGTGAGTAGCAAATGAATGACGAAGACTGTGAACAGTGACCGGTTTCCTTATTCCGGCAATTTTTAAAGCGCGCCTGAAAACATTTTGGATACTGCGCTCCGACAAATGACTGTGACCCTCAGCGCCTTCAAACAAATAATCCGAGGGTTTATAGGCTTTATAATAATTTCTCAGTATTTCCAAAACCACATCGGATAATAGCGTGTAGCGGTCTTTTTTCCCTTTTGCCTGCCGGATATGAATCAATTTACGTTTACTGTCAATATCGTCAGCTTTTAATCTGACGACTTCACCGACCCGTAATCCGGCGGAGTAAATGAGCAAAAGCATGGTTTTATGTTTTAGATTTTCGACCGATGCAATAATCTTAAGCACATCTTCCTGATCCAGTACATCCGGTAATTTCCGTTCCTTCTTCGGTCGTGGAAGATTCCGAATAACGAAAGGCATTTTGTATAATTCGACATACAAAAATCGTAGCGCATTGAAAACCTGATTGACAGTTGAGGCTGCCACATTTTCGTTTTCTATCAGATGTAATAAATATGCCCGAATGTCATCGTTCTTGATTTTTCTCGGGTGAAGTGGCGAAATATATCGTACGAAAGCACGCAGGCAGCTGAGGTAACTTTGAATGGTCTTACCTGAGTAATTCCTTAGAAGCATCTCCTTTCGGACGGTTTCAAAAAGTCCGACGGGCAAAATTTCGTCCTTCGAACTCACAGGTATCTCTGGTGTCGAAAAGGATTTCATTTCCTCTTATTCTACAAACTAAAATCGCCAATTCCAATAAAATAGTTGGTTCTGCTGAATATCACGGATTACTGAATGAATTATGTTGTTTCCTCAGTACTGTATTTTTATCTCGAAATCCCTGCGGTCGGGCGTTTTGATCAGAATCATCTGGTCGGTCGTCGAATAATAAACGCCTTCCGCTTGCCGGTTTAAATCATCAGCCGCTTTTACGAGGGGAAGCGGACTGCTGCCAACGCTGACCCCGACCGGCGGGCGCTGGGAGATGACTTTGAACAGGTAATTCTGGCGCGGCGGCTTAAAACTGGACTTTTCGCGACTGACGAGGATTTTCCAGGCATCGGTCGTGGCTTGGCAGGTGTATTTAGTCAGAGCGTAGACGCCTTTTTCATATTCGTAAGAAGCGCCGTCATCTTCATAAAGTGTATAGGAGCTTTCGCCGGCGGGGTAGATCAGCATTTCGGTCTCGGTAATCGGTTTTTCGCCGACGTACTGCTGAACGGCCTGCATTGGCAGGAAACCGCCTGCGTGCAGGAAATAGGGAATCTGTTTCAGCGGTACTGTCTGGAGAATCCACTGTTTACCGGAATAGAATCGTTGTTGGTTCAGGTCGTACCAGTCGCCTTCAGGCAGGTAAAGCCGCTTGAACTCGTCGGTTTCGGAGAGCACCGGGGCAACCAGTAGATTATCGTCGAGCATGAATTGGTCCTGAATTTCGGTTCGGTAGCATTCCGGGTCGTCCTGGAAATTGAAAAACACCGGGCGCATGACCGGCCAGCCGTTTAGACTAGCGCTGTAAAATTCATTATAGAGGAAAGGCAGAAGGCGGTAACGCAGATTGAGAAAATCGTGCACGGCGTTTTTGACATCCACGCCAAATGTCCAGGGTTCCTTGCGGCGGGTGTCCCAGGCGGTGTGCTGGCGGAAAAGCGGGGTGAAGGCGCCGAGTTCCATCCAGCGGATGTAAAGTCTTTCCGAAGGATTACCAACGAATCCGCCAACGTTACTGACGATTGACCACCATTCACAAACACAGGCAGTCCGTTCAGATATAGCCGGAGAGCACCGCTGGTTTTCACCAAAGCGATATGCGCCCAGCTATCAACTGCCCATACAACGCATCAAACAAATAAACTTCACTGATTTTTCCGGATAATCCGCCGCGCATGAGAATGTAAGAAATCACATGATAACCGCCGCTATGCCCGGAAAGGACAATGTTCCCCAAATTCTGCACCTTGATTTTATTGTTTTGCTTCAGAAAAGTCAAAACATCAGCGATGAAACGGGAAAATCCGTCCGAATCTTCCAACTTACCGCCGAACGAGTCCGGTGCGTTTTTCGGTCCTTGCGGAATGATCAGGATGGCGTTTTTCCCGCTCGCTGAAAACTGCTCAACGAGTTTGAAAGTCGATAAAACACTGTCGATATTATTATACCAGCCGTGAAAATGTACAACGATGTCAACTTGATCCGTCTGCCGGTAGTTTTTAGGAATAAATACAGCGACGCTGGAATCGGAATAATGTTGTTCAGTCGAATAAACTTTTCCTTCATACTCATGGCCGTTCATTCTCGCCGGATGCGGAAAAGGCGCCGATGAAATCCGCGTCACGATCAGGTCGCCGTATTCTGCATAACAAGTCGATAAATCACCAGCGAAAAGAATCGACAACGAAACGATCAATCCAATAATTATTTTCCTCATTTCACCGCTTTGATGCCAATTTATTGTTGTTACAATCCAATTTCATCGCCGGGAATTTTGTTTTCGATTTTCGTATTGACATCGAAGTTGAACAGATTCTCCGGATGCGTCAGCCGAACCATTTTTACGTTTTTAATGTCATCCACTTTGACTAACTGATCGGATAAACCATTTGTGGATTTTTGGCTCGACCAGTAAAGCATGAACTTTTTGCCCGATTCGTCGATGTACCAACCAAGAAAAACGACCGAATGCCCGAGTCCGCCTTTCCATGAAATATTCAGAAAATCTCCCGGACGCGCGTCGATTGGCGAAACAACATCACCCATTTTCGTGTACTGCACCATAGAAAAATGCGTACCGAAACCATCCGCATTCCAGTATCCCCAATTCTTAACGCCGTCTTCCCGCCTGCCGCCATTTGGTTCTTGCATGCGCATCGCCTCCAGCCGAACGTCATCCAGTTTATCGCTTTGTTTAGGTAAAATCAGATTCAGCGCTTCGATAAATGCGGCATAACTGGAACTGGAGCAATAACTCGTTTTCCGCGGCGCATCAATCAACTGATGGCCGAACAGCGCAAGATCATAACCGATTGGCGATTCAGTCGGGATCGAATCTTTTCCGGTAAAATATCCGCCGCCGTCCATTGCAGTCGCTTGTACGATGTCAATCGCTTTCAGAACGAACGAATTATAACCGGAAACATATTTATCAAAAGTCGCGGCGTGCTTTGTATGATGGGCGCCGTTCTCCAAATCAGATTTTTTTAATAGAAACCATTTACCGTCCGATTGGGTCGCTATGTTTTCTTTTCCTAGATTCATCTTATTAACTTGAGCAAAGCCAAGCGCTGAAATCAAAAGAATTGCCATTAGTCGTTTCATCTAAAAATACCTCCATTCAACCACGAATGAACGCCAATAATCCAGCAGTTTCGGGATTTAGTTTTCATTTTTTAACTCCCAAACAATATTTTTTTAAAAGCTAAATCGTTCATCGCATCACGCTCATCATAAAATATCCGCCGGCGACAACCAACACGAATATGCCGTAGATTTTAACGGCTTTATTATCCATGCTTAAAAACCACTGAAAGGATTCTTTAACGCGTCCAGTTGAAATCATATAAAAAATGCCGTCAACAAACAACGCAAGACCGGCGACGAGCGCAAACCATGTCTCTTTCGTCTCTTGACGAAAATAGAGTGTCCCGAGTCCCATGGCGATCTCGGCGATTCCCATCAGGTAAAAGAGTTCCCTTTCGATCATTTGATTTAACAATTTTTTAAATAGCACCGGAAACAGAATAATGATTGCGCCTGCTATCAAAAAGAATGTGCTAATTAGAATATAGAAAAGGTTCATTTCAAAGCACTCCCAAACGATACATTTTTTCGATCATCCGCCGGAGTAACGGATTTTCCCCCGTGATTGCGCCGCTTGGACAAACCTCCTGACAGCAGAAGCAACGAATACATTGGGTATAATCGTATTTTGGCGGGCGATTGTGTCCTTTCGTCCAATTCAATGCTTTCGGACTCATCGGACACTGACGCACGCACGCGCCGCATAATGTGCATTTCTTACTGTCAATCACCGGTCGCGTCGAAACGTAATTTTTGGTTAACCGGTATTTCCAAGCCTGATTGAAACGCAATTCCTGCGAGCGTTGAACAATAAAATCCGGTCGGTAAAAATCGGAAATCGGGTCGCCAACAATGGTGATATTTTCTGCTTCCATATTACCAAGACCGAATTTCTCGCCGTAATAATTCGTCAGCACTAATTCCGGAGGAACGTTGATAATTCGACACGCCGTGGAATCCACGGAAACGGGATCGGTCGATAAAATTAGCAAGTGAAGCGGAACTAATGAGCCAAAAGTCGGGCCGTTGCCCTGCATCGCCTGAACGGCGTCCATGATGACAAGGCGTTGACGAATCAGGAGGTTTAGATCGACAAGCATTTTGGAGAAATCGGCGACCGCTGGAAGTTTAACGTGGAATTCCGGCTTCTGAAATCCGGGAACACACCCAAACAAGTTTTTAACCGCTCCGGTCAACCGCGTCAGATGATGCGTTTTAAGTTTTGGTAAATTAATCAGACCATCCGCCGACAAGATGCTCGAAGCGATGTTGAATTGTCTTCGTTGTTCGCCGCCATCTGAATAAACCGATGTTCCTGTTTCAAAATCGGCAACCGGAATTTTTAACTCTTTCGCAACGGCAGTTAAACCGGCTACCTGCGAAATATTCGCAAATTTATCGGCGGGCGGCGAGTCGCCGTAGGAAGCGTTTATTGCTTCGGAAAGGAGTTTTTTGGCGACTGCGCGAAACACCGCCGGATGCGTCGTTACGCCGTATTCCGGTTTATGGCGGCTGAGCAGATTCGGTTTGAGAATGATGGATTCGCCCTTCTGAAATAATGCAGACAAACCACCAAGCAGTTCAATTCCTCTTTCGACGGCACTTTCTACTTCCGCAAAATCATAAGATTTGCATTTGACCAGCGCAACGAGCGATTTTTTCTGAAGATTATCCGACGGCGAATTTCGAGTCGATTGCATGTTTTGCTGATTCTGCTCAGAAGAGGTTTTCATCAGATTTCCGGTTCTTTCCGTTCGGGCTTTGCGCGGCGTTTTCCTTCGACAATAATCACGAATTCGCCTTTCGGCGGCGTCAGACTAAAGTGACGGATCAGTTCGGAAATCGGCGCGCGACGAAATTCTTCAAACACTTTCGTCAATTCGCGACAACAAGCGGCAGGACGGTCGCCCAGAAAATCGTGTAAATCTTCCAGCGTTTTGACGATGCGGAACGGACTCTCGAAAATGATGATCGTTCTTGGCTCGATCGCGAGTTCTTGCAATCGCGTTTTCCTACCTTTCTTCCTCGGCAGAAATCCTTCAAAACAGAACCGATCTGTCGCAAGTCCCGAAGCAACCAGCGCCGTTAAGATGGAAGAGGCGCCGGGAATCGGAACGACTGGAATGTTATTCGCGATGGCTTTGGAAATTAATCGATAACCGGGATCGCTCAAGCCGGGCGTTCCTGCATCTGAAATGAGCGCAATGTTTTCGCCCGACAGAAGACGCGTCACCAGCTCCGAACTGCGCGATTCTTCGACTTGTTCGTAGTAACTGATCTGTTTCGTCTGAATTCCGTATCGTTTCAGCAGAATTGACGAATGGCGCGTATCTTCAGATGCGATCAACTGCACGCTTTTCAACGTTTCGACAGATCGAAAAGTTATGTCTTCGAGATTTCCAATCGGCGTTGCGACGATATATAAGGTTCCAGGAATTTTCACGGCTCTAATTTATCATTTCTAAAAAACAAAGGACAGGTAAACTTCCTATCCTTTGCCGATACTTCAGGTTTTCCCTGGCGTACCCTACACTCCAAATAATTCACACGGCTTAAATCAATCAAACTCTGGTCAATCGACGTCGAATTTGATTCCTTGAGCCAGCGGGAGTTCCTTGCTCCAGTTGATTGTATTCGTTTGTCTTCTCATATAGGCTTTCCATGCGTCGGAACCGGATTCGCGACCGCCGCCGGTTTCCTTCTCGCCGCCGAACGCGCCGCCGATTTCCGCGCCGGATGTACCAATATTGCAGTTTGCAATGCCGCAATCGGAGCCGAGATGCGATAGAAACAGTTCTTCATACTGTAAATTCTTCGTGAAAATTGCCGAACTCAGTCCTTGCGGAACATTGTTATGCTTCTCGATAGCGTCTTCAATCGTATCGTATTCAATAATGTATAGAATCGGCGCGAAGGTTTCGCTCTGGACAATCGGATATTCGTTCTTTGCTTCCA
This is a stretch of genomic DNA from Candidatus Marinimicrobia bacterium CG08_land_8_20_14_0_20_45_22. It encodes these proteins:
- a CDS encoding integrase, translating into MKSFSTPEIPVSSKDEILPVGLFETVRKEMLLRNYSGKTIQSYLSCLRAFVRYISPLHPRKIKNDDIRAYLLHLIENENVAASTVNQVFNALRFLYVELYKMPFVIRNLPRPKKERKLPDVLDQEDVLKIIASVENLKHKTMLLLIYSAGLRVGEVVRLKADDIDSKRKLIHIRQAKGKKDRYTLLSDVVLEILRNYYKAYKPSDYLFEGAEGHSHLSERSIQNVFRRALKIAGIRKPVTVHSLRHSFATHLLENGTDLRYIQEVLGHASSKTTEIYTHVSKKILGKIANPLDQAILRAKSQEK
- the rsmI gene encoding 16S rRNA (cytidine(1402)-2'-O)-methyltransferase gives rise to the protein MPGTLYIVATPIGNLEDITFRSVETLKSVQLIASEDTRHSSILLKRYGIQTKQISYYEQVEESRSSELVTRLLSGENIALISDAGTPGLSDPGYRLISKAIANNIPVVPIPGASSILTALVASGLATDRFCFEGFLPRKKGRKTRLQELAIEPRTIIIFESPFRIVKTLEDLHDFLGDRPAACCRELTKVFEEFRRAPISELIRHFSLTPPKGEFVIIVEGKRRAKPERKEPEI